ACCCGTAGGGCCAGGCGTCCGTGTCGCCTCCCCGGCGCTGGTCCCACAGGGCGAGCAAGCGCGTGGTGCCGTCCGCGTGCCGAAAATCCGGGTGGGCGAAGTCGCAGCCCCAGTCGATCAGCCCGATCACCACACCGCGCCCGGTGGCGCCCAGGTCGCCCGCGCGCCGCTCGTCGTTGGGCGTGAGGGGCAGGGCCTCGGTCAGATCGGCGGGCCGGACGAGGTCGGGACTGACCCCTTTGGGCGCCTTCATGCTCTCCACCGCCGGGTCGCGCCACACCTCGGGGATGGTGCCGCGCTGTACCCGCGCCGTGACGACGTGGCCGAAGTGGGCCACCACGCGCGTGCCTTCGGGGGGCCGGGCCGGGTCGAGCAGCCGCAGGACCACCGCGACCTCGTCGGCCGGGTCGCCTTCCTGAAGCAGTTCGTACAGCTCGGGGTCCATAGGGTCCTCGGGAGGAAGCGGGGCGGCCAGCTTCACGGGCCGCCCCGGGGTGGGCAACGATTACCGGCCGGTCTGCGACTTGCCGCCCTGCGCGTTGATCGCGTCCTTGAGGTCCTTGACCGCCGCCGCGACCTCGGACGACTTCGCCAGGCCCTGCACGGCGGCCGTCACGTCGGTCGTCCTGGCGAGGCCGCTCACAGCCGCCGTGACATCGCTTGTTTTCGCCAGTTCCTCGGGCTTGATGGCCTGGCGGATGGCGTCGATCATCTGCTCGAACTGGGTCGGCTCGCGCTGCGAGATCACGAACAGCGTGACCTGACCGCCGGGCCGCAGAAAGGTGTGGGGCGGCGGGTCCTGGCTCCTCACGGTGTTCACCGTGCCGTCGGTTTCGACGAGTTGCACCCCGGGCGTCAGGCGGTGGTCCCGCACTTTCTGCTGGGCCGCGTCCACGCTGTCCCCCGTGAGGTCGGGCACCTCGACCAGTGCTGGCCCGCTCAGCACGGGGACGTGACCCGCGACCGGCGCGGCGGTGAACAGTTCCTGGAGTGTGCGGCCAAAGCCGCCTGCGGGGTTGGATGGATTGGTCATGGTGGTCCTCCGCCGGTTCCCGGCCTGGCCGCTCCCTCAGCGGCGCGAGAGCAGCACCGCGAGCAGCAGGGTGTTCGAGCCGTCCCCCAGCAGCCCGCCGCCGGGCGAGCTGTCGCCCGGGCCGCCGCCCATCAGCAGCAGGAAGGGCAGCATCGTGCTGAGGGTGTCGCTGGGCTGGGTGACGACCTTGGCGATGGTGCCGTCCGCCCGGGGCACGTCCTCGGTCCTCTGCGAGATCAGCGGCAGCAGCACCGCGAGGGTCTTGGTCTGTTGCAGGTCGCGCCGGATATTGTCGGTGGTCTTCTTGCGGTCCTCGGCCTCCTTGCGCATCGCGGCGGCCAGGCGGTCCTGCTCGGCGGCGACCGAGTTGGTGCGGCTCTCCAGCGTCTTGACGTTGCCCGCCAGCGTGCTGATCTTGCCGTCCAGCGAACGCACGGCGGCCTGGAGTTGCGCCTGGGTCACGGCGTTGGCCGAGGGCCGCGGCTGGAAGCTGCTCTGCGGCGAGGGGGTCCGCAGCGGGGGCTGGCCGCGCTGACGGCCGCGCGGGCGGGCGCGCTCGTCGGACTCGTCGTATTCGAGGTTGTCGAGGAAGCTGTCGATATCTTCGGTGTACAGCGTCATAACGCAGTCCTTTCGGGCGCAGCCGCGCCCCCGGTGGGTGGGGAGCCTTCCCGCTCAGGCAGGGCGGGCACGATCCAGCGCCGGAACGCTTCCGGGTCGGGCCGCAGGAAGCCCGGCCGGCCCCGGCCCCGGCACAGGCGGCACCCGGCGTCCTCGCCCCAGCAGCTCGGGCAGGCCCCCAGCGCGAGCGCGAGTTCGTCGAGCCGGGCCTGGCACGCGGCGAGGTCATCCTCCAGCTCCTCCAGGCGCAGGCGCAGCCGTTCCAGACGCGCGCGGCGCCGCTCCTGCCGCTGGGCCTCCTCAAGTTGCCGGGCTTCTTCCAGGCGGCGGACCTCCTCCAGGCGGGCGCGGGCCTCCAGCCGGTCTTCCTCGTTCTCCTGCACCTCCAGGTCGCGCTCAAGGGTCTGCTCGCGCCGGGCCAGGAACTGCGAGAGCAGGCCCAGCGCCGGGTCCGTC
The window above is part of the Deinococcus metallilatus genome. Proteins encoded here:
- a CDS encoding PASTA domain-containing protein codes for the protein MTNPSNPAGGFGRTLQELFTAAPVAGHVPVLSGPALVEVPDLTGDSVDAAQQKVRDHRLTPGVQLVETDGTVNTVRSQDPPPHTFLRPGGQVTLFVISQREPTQFEQMIDAIRQAIKPEELAKTSDVTAAVSGLARTTDVTAAVQGLAKSSEVAAAVKDLKDAINAQGGKSQTGR